Proteins encoded within one genomic window of Chroicocephalus ridibundus chromosome 7, bChrRid1.1, whole genome shotgun sequence:
- the RAD51D gene encoding DNA repair protein RAD51 homolog 4 isoform X2, with protein sequence MGMPCPLCRGWLRDLGLFGPRRRASARRDRPSRRRPGTTSQPGQLRGQARSSATSPLPSPPQASSPLPAPWGSVLGVARDMVVLRAGLCPGLSEEMIQLLRANGIRTVVDFVSSDLEDVAQKCSLSYKALVAVRRVLLAQFSAFPTNGADLYEELKSSTAILPTGSPSLDQLLDSGLYTGEMTELMGAPGSGKTQVCMGIAASVSLGLKQHVLFLDSTGGFTASRLYQMLRAQAQAEEEQLEALQRIQVVRVFNIYEMLSALQELRDRLSQQVVSSTGPLKMVVIDSVSAVIYPLLGGKQSEGLAVMMQLARELKTLAREFSLAVVVTNQVTRDSSTGALKPALGRSWSFVPSTRVLLEIKEAAWEKATMQRVASLAKSPRQPTGIQVELDIGYGDVQEPNPATPPQGL encoded by the exons ATGGGGATGCCCTGCCCGCTGTGCCGCGGCTGGCTGCGGGATTTGGGGCTGTTTGGCCCAAGAAGGAGAGCGAGCGCTCGCCGCGACCGCCCATCCCGACGCAGGCCGGGTACCACCTCCCAGCCCGGGCAGCTGCGGGGGCAGGCACGGTCCAGTGCCACATCCCCTCTCCCATCTCCTCCGCaggcctcctctcccctcccggccccgtgGGGCTCCGTCCTGGGGGTGGCCAGGGACATGGTGGTCCTgcgggctgggctctgccctggtCTCAGCGAAGAGATGATCCAGCTTCTCAGGGCGAACGGCATCAGGACGG TGGTGGACTTTGTGTCATCAGACCTGGAGGACGTTGCCCAGAAGTGTTCCCTGTCTTACAAG GCGCTGGTTGCAGTGAGACGTGTGCTCCTGGCCCAGttctctgccttccccaccaACGGAGCAGACCTCTATGAGGAGCTCAAGAGCTCCACGGCCATCCTGCCCACTGGGAGCCCGAG CCTGGACCAGCTGCTGGACTCTGGGCTGTACACGGGGGAGATGACGGAGCTCATGGGAGCGCCGGGCAGCGGGAAGACACAG GTGTGCATGGGCATTGCGGCCAGCGTGTCTCTCGGCCTCAAGCAGCACGTCCTGTTTCTCGACTCCACGGGGGGATTTACTGCCTCTCGTCTCTACCAGATGCTTCGAGCCCAGGCGCAGGCCGAGGAAGAGCAG CTGGAGGCTCTGCAGCGGATCCAGGTGGTCCGTGTCTTCAACATCTATGAAATGCTGAGCGCCTTGCAGGAGCTGCGGGATCGCCTCTCCCAGCAG GTCGTGAGCTCCACGGGACCTCTCAAGATGGTGGTGATCGACTCTGTCTCGGCCGTGATTTACCCGCTGCTGGGCGGCAAGCAGTCGGAGG GTTTGGCCGTCATGATGCAGCTGGCCAGGGAGCTGAAGACACTGGCCAGGGAGTTCAGCCTCGCTGTTGTG GTGACTAACCAGGTGACAAGGGACAGCAGCACGGGTGCACTGAAGCCAGCCCTCGGCCGCTCCTGGAGCTTCGTGCCCAGCACCCGGGTGCTGCTGGAGATCAAAGAAGCCGCCTGGGAGAAAGCCACCATGCAGCGCGTCGCTTCCTTAGCGAAGTCACCCCGGCAG
- the RAD51D gene encoding DNA repair protein RAD51 homolog 4 isoform X1 codes for MGMPCPLCRGWLRDLGLFGPRRRASARRDRPSRRRPGTTSQPGQLRGQARSSATSPLPSPPQASSPLPAPWGSVLGVARDMVVLRAGLCPGLSEEMIQLLRANGIRTGNGAAAGSRLGEHQSPARLGWHHALLPCRARLPAWVVWAVGQPLENICCLCGFILLVSLPCPPCWVSSGSPRVDMVTQDSPIGAGHVVDFVSSDLEDVAQKCSLSYKALVAVRRVLLAQFSAFPTNGADLYEELKSSTAILPTGSPSLDQLLDSGLYTGEMTELMGAPGSGKTQVCMGIAASVSLGLKQHVLFLDSTGGFTASRLYQMLRAQAQAEEEQLEALQRIQVVRVFNIYEMLSALQELRDRLSQQVVSSTGPLKMVVIDSVSAVIYPLLGGKQSEGLAVMMQLARELKTLAREFSLAVVVTNQVTRDSSTGALKPALGRSWSFVPSTRVLLEIKEAAWEKATMQRVASLAKSPRQPTGIQVELDIGYGDVQEPNPATPPQGL; via the exons ATGGGGATGCCCTGCCCGCTGTGCCGCGGCTGGCTGCGGGATTTGGGGCTGTTTGGCCCAAGAAGGAGAGCGAGCGCTCGCCGCGACCGCCCATCCCGACGCAGGCCGGGTACCACCTCCCAGCCCGGGCAGCTGCGGGGGCAGGCACGGTCCAGTGCCACATCCCCTCTCCCATCTCCTCCGCaggcctcctctcccctcccggccccgtgGGGCTCCGTCCTGGGGGTGGCCAGGGACATGGTGGTCCTgcgggctgggctctgccctggtCTCAGCGAAGAGATGATCCAGCTTCTCAGGGCGAACGGCATCAGGACGGGTAACGGGGCAGCGGCGGGGTCCCGGCTTGGGGAACATCAATCCCCTGCACGTTTGGGGTGGCACCACGCTCTCCTCCCGTGCAGGGCCCGTCTGCCAGCCTGGGTGgtctgggctgtggggcagcccctggaAAACATCTGCTGCCTTTGTGGTTTTATCCTTCTGGTATCCCTCCCATGTCCTCCTTGCTGGGTGTCTTCTGGGTCCCCCCGGGTGGATATGGTGACTCAGGACTCCCCCATAGGAGCAGGACATG TGGTGGACTTTGTGTCATCAGACCTGGAGGACGTTGCCCAGAAGTGTTCCCTGTCTTACAAG GCGCTGGTTGCAGTGAGACGTGTGCTCCTGGCCCAGttctctgccttccccaccaACGGAGCAGACCTCTATGAGGAGCTCAAGAGCTCCACGGCCATCCTGCCCACTGGGAGCCCGAG CCTGGACCAGCTGCTGGACTCTGGGCTGTACACGGGGGAGATGACGGAGCTCATGGGAGCGCCGGGCAGCGGGAAGACACAG GTGTGCATGGGCATTGCGGCCAGCGTGTCTCTCGGCCTCAAGCAGCACGTCCTGTTTCTCGACTCCACGGGGGGATTTACTGCCTCTCGTCTCTACCAGATGCTTCGAGCCCAGGCGCAGGCCGAGGAAGAGCAG CTGGAGGCTCTGCAGCGGATCCAGGTGGTCCGTGTCTTCAACATCTATGAAATGCTGAGCGCCTTGCAGGAGCTGCGGGATCGCCTCTCCCAGCAG GTCGTGAGCTCCACGGGACCTCTCAAGATGGTGGTGATCGACTCTGTCTCGGCCGTGATTTACCCGCTGCTGGGCGGCAAGCAGTCGGAGG GTTTGGCCGTCATGATGCAGCTGGCCAGGGAGCTGAAGACACTGGCCAGGGAGTTCAGCCTCGCTGTTGTG GTGACTAACCAGGTGACAAGGGACAGCAGCACGGGTGCACTGAAGCCAGCCCTCGGCCGCTCCTGGAGCTTCGTGCCCAGCACCCGGGTGCTGCTGGAGATCAAAGAAGCCGCCTGGGAGAAAGCCACCATGCAGCGCGTCGCTTCCTTAGCGAAGTCACCCCGGCAG